In Cyclopterus lumpus isolate fCycLum1 chromosome 5, fCycLum1.pri, whole genome shotgun sequence, the genomic stretch GTAGACTGCCCCACAAGGAACAATACAACTCTGGACACCCCCCCTCGGCAGGTCCGATCACGACCTGGTCCTGCTGACACCCAAGTATGTTCCTCTGGTGAAGAGGCTGCCTGAGACCACCACGACTGTGAGGAGGTGGTCTCTGGAGGCTGATGACGCCCTGCGGGACTGCTTCGAGTCAACGGGCCGGGATGTGCTGTGTGGACCACATGGGGTGGACGTCAACGGCATGACGGACTGTATCACAGAATACATCAAGTTCTGTGAACGCACCACCATCCCATCACGAACTGTGCGCTGCTTCCCCAACAACAAGCCCGGGATCACCAAGGACCTGAAGGCTCTTCTTTACAAGAAGAAAGCTGCCTTCAGGTCTGGGGACAGGGATGAGCTAAGGAGAGTCCAGCGCAACCTGAAGGTGAAGCTCAGGGAGGGCAAGGACTCCTacaggaggaagctggaggccaaACTCCAGAAGGACAATACGAGGGAGGTGTGGACCGGGATGAAGCAAATCACTGGCTTCAAGGTTGGAGGGAGACAGCCAGGGGGCTTCCTGGAGAGGGCCAACGAGCTAAACTGTTTCTTCAATAGGTTTAGTTCACAGCCCCCATCCGTCTCCTCCACACGacacacctccctctctgtcccccCTGCATGTTGTCTCGTGCCACACAGAGGATACATAAAAAACGGCGAAAAAAGACCTAAAAACCAAACGACAAAGAGGTTAAcgaaataaaaacatcaaccTTTTCACACTGTATGAAAAtgatcttattttatcttaacaTGTGAACaagtgtttttaattgtttaggCTACCCATACCAAAGCTGGAGGATACTGTCAGGAGGTATTTAGCTGCCCAGAGGCCTCTGTTGAACGATGACCAGTTCAGGTAAGTTTTTAAAGCAAAGAGTCAACCTTTTTATAatggaataattaaaaaacGGTCAATGCTTTCTTCTCAAATCTTACCTGAAACACTAGAAGAACAGAGCGAATTGCACACGATTTCCAGAGCGGTGTAGGGAAACAGCTGCAAGAGGAACTGGTGGCTCAGGACAAAAACAAGACCCACACGAGCTACATCTCAGGTGAGTCTGACGCTTGACCCTGAAATTGAGCATCTCAAATCGATCACTAATGAATCAGTGTGAtctattgttttcttcttctcttagaACCATATTTGTACTGGTATCTTTCTTTTCGAGACTCTATGATGCTCACCAACCCATATGTGGTCTTCAACCCTGACCCGAAGACAGAGTACAATGACCAGCTTGTGCGGGCGACCAATATTGTGTGTTCAGCGGTGCGCTTCATGAAAACACTGCGAGCCGGCTTACAGGAGTCAGGGGTTTGCCACCTCAACCCGACAAAGAGTGAGACGGACGGCTTCAAAAGGGTGTTCCGCTGGGCCCCGTCTTTCAGGTCTCGCCCCATTGACTTGTCCCCGTTCTTTCGCCTCTTCAACTCCACTCGGATCCCCAAGAGGAGGGTCGATGAGCTCTTCACGGACGATAAAGCGCGACATCTCCTCGTGATGAGGAAAggcaacatgtatgtgtttgacAGTTTAGACGGTGACGGGAATTTGGTGACACCTGCAGAGATCCAGTCCCACTTGAGGTACATTTTGTCAGACCCGACGCCAGCAGCCCCCTTTCCTCTCGGGGTCCTGACCAGTGAGAACAGGGACGTGTGGGCCGGACTGAGGGACAAGCTAATGGCAGCTGGAAACACAGAGGACTTGCAGATTGTTGACAGCGCCCTTTTCTGTCTCAGTCTGGACGACGAAGGCATGAGGGACCGATTCCACCTCTCCGATAACATGATCCACGGCGACGGATGCAACCGGTGGTTTGACAAGTCCTTAACTTTCATCCTGACCAAAGACGGACAGGCAGCTCTCAGTTTCGACCACTCCTGGGGAGATGGCTTAGCTCTGCAAGTCTTTCAGAATGAGATCTTTGAAGAAACAACGGAGCGGCCGCTGGTACACCCGGGctccgctgctgctgccgcggTGGATTCAGCCTCTGCTGTGCGCAGACTGCAGTTCAACCTGGACAGCGAGCTGGAGAACGGCATCAAAAAAGCCCAGGAGAACTTTGACTCACTCATGTCGACACTCACCATCGATGCCATGGAGTTCAAGAAAGGTGGCAAGGCACTGTTAAAGAAAAGCAAGTTGAGTCCAGATGCTGTAGCCCAGCTGGCTCTACAAATGGGTTTCCTGAGGCAGTATGGACAGACAGCAGGCGCATGCGAGACCTGCAGCACTGCAGCGTTCAGGGACGGCCGCACTGACTCCATCCGCCCAGTCACCCTGCAGACGCAACGATGTTCACACGCCTTTGTTTTCCAGCCAGGACGACACAGTGTGGAGCAACTGCAGGCCATGCTGAGTGAATGCTCGGCATATCATCGGCAGCTCATCGAAGAAGGAATTATGGGTGAGTGTAAGACATGTACATGGAttacaatatgtaatatt encodes the following:
- the LOC117731266 gene encoding carnitine O-palmitoyltransferase 2, mitochondrial-like isoform X1 produces the protein MTDCITEYIKFCERTTIPSRTVRCFPNNKPGITKDLKALLYKKKAAFRSGDRDELRRVQRNLKVKLREGKDSYRRKLEAKLQKDNTREVWTGMKQITGFKVGGRQPGGFLERANELNCFFNRFSSQPPSVSSTRHTSLSVPPACCLVPHRGYIKNGEKRPKNQTTKRLPIPKLEDTVRRYLAAQRPLLNDDQFRRTERIAHDFQSGVGKQLQEELVAQDKNKTHTSYISEPYLYWYLSFRDSMMLTNPYVVFNPDPKTEYNDQLVRATNIVCSAVRFMKTLRAGLQESGVCHLNPTKSETDGFKRVFRWAPSFRSRPIDLSPFFRLFNSTRIPKRRVDELFTDDKARHLLVMRKGNMYVFDSLDGDGNLVTPAEIQSHLRYILSDPTPAAPFPLGVLTSENRDVWAGLRDKLMAAGNTEDLQIVDSALFCLSLDDEGMRDRFHLSDNMIHGDGCNRWFDKSLTFILTKDGQAALSFDHSWGDGLALQVFQNEIFEETTERPLVHPGSAAAAAVDSASAVRRLQFNLDSELENGIKKAQENFDSLMSTLTIDAMEFKKGGKALLKKSKLSPDAVAQLALQMGFLRQYGQTAGACETCSTAAFRDGRTDSIRPVTLQTQRCSHAFVFQPGRHSVEQLQAMLSECSAYHRQLIEEGIMGQGFDSHLFALHYLADSKAEALHGLFTDPAYAAIDLSILESSTLTSPAMDYAVIFLYAPDGFGVTYSVLDDRIGCTASSYPTRNGREFLQCVHKSLEDIFTVLEGKTLG
- the LOC117731266 gene encoding carnitine O-palmitoyltransferase 2, mitochondrial-like isoform X2, which codes for MSGLLSVRCVASLRKSRMHLRATALGITRRNYSSNKGSSTEYWSQSDTPLMHHQESLPRLPIPKLEDTVRRYLAAQRPLLNDDQFRRTERIAHDFQSGVGKQLQEELVAQDKNKTHTSYISEPYLYWYLSFRDSMMLTNPYVVFNPDPKTEYNDQLVRATNIVCSAVRFMKTLRAGLQESGVCHLNPTKSETDGFKRVFRWAPSFRSRPIDLSPFFRLFNSTRIPKRRVDELFTDDKARHLLVMRKGNMYVFDSLDGDGNLVTPAEIQSHLRYILSDPTPAAPFPLGVLTSENRDVWAGLRDKLMAAGNTEDLQIVDSALFCLSLDDEGMRDRFHLSDNMIHGDGCNRWFDKSLTFILTKDGQAALSFDHSWGDGLALQVFQNEIFEETTERPLVHPGSAAAAAVDSASAVRRLQFNLDSELENGIKKAQENFDSLMSTLTIDAMEFKKGGKALLKKSKLSPDAVAQLALQMGFLRQYGQTAGACETCSTAAFRDGRTDSIRPVTLQTQRCSHAFVFQPGRHSVEQLQAMLSECSAYHRQLIEEGIMGQGFDSHLFALHYLADSKAEALHGLFTDPAYAAIDLSILESSTLTSPAMDYAVIFLYAPDGFGVTYSVLDDRIGCTASSYPTRNGREFLQCVHKSLEDIFTVLEGKTLG